Proteins encoded in a region of the Augochlora pura isolate Apur16 chromosome 4, APUR_v2.2.1, whole genome shotgun sequence genome:
- the L(1)g0196 gene encoding inositol hexakisphosphate and diphosphoinositol-pentakisphosphate kinase isoform X10, producing the protein MNKSTKLSIKLLLLYINLKLQINSLIVNSFTSQLSCFSFLNELCPDMSYTELEHGYQGLRNASRPIFYVGDLNTVQPNLVGSVASSVYRSSKRAELSDGCSNDDGCMGGSDLEGEGKQVLVGVCAMAKKSQSKPMKEILTRLEEFEYIKIVVFPEEVILKEFVEDWPIVDCLISFHSKGFPLDKAINYANLRSPFIINNLPMQYDIQDRRRVYAILSNEGIEIPRYAVLDRDSSDPKHHELVESEDHVEVNGVTFNKPFVEKPVSAEDHNIYIYYPTSAGGGSQRLFRKIGSRSSVYSPESRVRKTGSYIYEDFMPTDGTDVKVYTVGPDYAHAEARKSPALDGKVERDSEGKEIRYPVILSNAEKLISRKVCLAFKQTVCGFDLLRANGQSFVCDVNGFSFVKNSNKYYDDCAKILGNMILRELAPTLHIPWSVPFQLDDPPIVPTTFGKMMELRCVVAVIRHGDRTPKQKMKVEVRHPKFFEIFAKYDGYKHGHIKLKRPKQLQEILDTARSLLAEIQHRAAGPELEEKQGKLEQLKSVLEMYGHFSGINRKVQMKYQPRGRPRGSSSDDGTKNRLGEPSLVLILKWGGELTPAGRIQAEELGRIFRCMYPGGQGRHLSEEDSEMLPNHGDYAGAQGLGLLRLHSTFRHDLKIYASDEGRVQMTAAAFAKGLLALEGELTPILVQMVKSANTNGLLDNDCDSSKYQNMVKTKLHELLQQDRDFTREDREQINPGNALSINAALDFVKNPVRCCQHVHILIQKLMDIVRIKKDDLKTKDAILYHGETWELMGRRWGKIEKDFCTKNKRFDISKIPDIYDCIKYDLQHNNHTLQFEHAEELYIYSKYLADIVIPQEYGLTVQEKLTIGQGICTPLLKKIRADLQRNIEESGEETVNRLNPRYSHGVSSPGRHVRTRLYFTSESHVHSLLTVLRYGGLLDVVTDEQWSRAMEYVSMVSELNYMSQIVVMLYEDPTKDPSSEERFHVELHFSPGVNCCVQKNLPPGPGFRPHSRNESSHNIGESGGGSTQDTISQCSARIEEEDVELTISDDDFMNPPVQPNTPPLMMETDTADSIMDSPTTSRAVDMMDLDPNMMDEPFDSGFLQSSAPIPISARTVAGHEAARLGSQLAASQRQRRDTERGGIVEPRARSYDHQRQDKPEKAADKLQYQSLDAVNKEENKHGIKCRVEMSSQALLYVPPMGKFALPHSYSSPELPVPPIETSTSTPLVTLHNTPLVSPNSRAPDITNIVVPVPTIRLPTCLDNNPEEADSRLRFQSKKHGRSHIDTILPCMACELTSSIRSGSCNSSLTKSSRLLSHRERITGTARAQVQLGKRSRSLSPYLPRCLCYNCNVSELILRSKDLPPMERSNFDTYFARSLSHKFFNCSCYSSNLYQGESNCSSCSISSNDSYTKLGWCTEPQQGQSNPTSFNCSMLVAGELSTRKHPLFKRRQKWRFDKEAVRRTCGGGSAFENVRRSIGTMSCPNLNNFLLDDSVCSMENFSANCSLVRKCWSCTNVTLQWGSSLVDVPDRVSTLCHSSSVHGSDIHGDHDTPPRDSNHRSKCPRVPFSRLQPQRSFSSPDTRPSIIQPDPTCTARRHRHSISGQMSYFKLLGYNINKKLTGSANSLFSTAVISGSSSAPNLKDMVPPHASAVAAIEGFGGVPPIRPLETLHNALSLRQLDSFLEMMTTAPLFRTPASSPPKYPSPGGSTHESVNPSLSVGGINCEYHSSDLEAVRYITAAPIQYKSSNDGEPCDIRNQLSPTSPNSTGWSSEPQSFVSSEPSSPAPTSTGECSMSISLISNEGAQSLNTGPKYPTTPCLDVDFNDFCMNIDQEHRESRGSVSYTDYYSNEDGQIRKCAFGTSFGSNLQRMIRTDDLPIDNMDDDEERTITLKQTEEQKKQDVKRIFEQQEKSRSKPSTSCKKIGRFLVESMDIVDEDVRIKEPDVFDKAKPSTSQKTEFSNTDRAQRSRDTGAEKTSSSNSYKRKNFSRSQSVSTPEVIVPSTEANRSYKCMSKLSSLSNMADKNLEEWKQILLDAKPPSGPLTSEEESILTVTSSLTNSSSVTIGFNVHEENRE; encoded by the exons gCCGAACTGTCGGACGGGTGTAGTAATGATGACGGGTGTATGGGTGGCAGTGATTTGGAAGGAGAAGGAAAGCAAGTGTTGGTTGGAGTCTGTGCAATGGCAAAGAAGTCGCAGAGTAAACcgatgaaagaaatattgacAAGACTAGAAGAATttgaatacataaaaatagtGGTATTCCCTGAAGAAGTGATTTTGAAG GAATTTGTAGAAGATTGGCCAATCGTTGACTGTTTAATAAGTTTCCATAGTAAAGGCTTTCCACTTGACAAAGCTATAAATTATGCTAATCTTCGAAGTCCTTTCATTATCAATAATCTACCGATGCAATATGATATTCAG GATCGCAGGAGAGTTTATGCTATTCTAAGTAACGAAGGCATCGAGATTCCGAGATATGCTGTTCTAGATAGAGATTCATCTGATCCGAAAC atcATGAACTGGTGGAGTCTGAGGATCATGTGGAGGTCAATGGTGTCACATTTAACAAACCATTCGTGGAAAAACCAGTGTCAGCCGAAGatcataatatttacatttattatccTACATCTGCAGGTGGAGGCAGTCAGAGATTATTCAGAAAG ATTGGAAGTCGTAGTAGCGTGTACTCGCCAGAATCCCGAGTACGTAAAACTGGTTCTTACATttatgaagattttatgcCCACTGATGGGACGGACGTTAAAGTTTACACGGTGGGGCCGGACTATGCACACGCCGAGGCCCGGAAAAGTCCTGCGTTAGACGGCAAAGTAGAAAGAGACTcggaaggaaaagaaattcgGTATCCTGTTATATTAAGTAACGCTGAGAAACTGATAAGTAGGAAAGTATGTTTAGCTTTCAAGCAAACGGTTTGCGGCTTTGATTTGCTTAG AGCCAACGGCCAATCGTTCGTCTGCGATGTGAATGGTTTCAGTTTTGtcaaaaattcaaacaaatattACGACGATTGTGCAAAGATTTTGGGAAATATGATTCTCAGAGAATTAGCACCTACCTTGCATATTCCGTGGAGTGTTCCGTTTCAGTTGGATGATCCACCAATCGTACCCACGACATTTGGAAAGAT GATGGAATTACGTTGCGTTGTCGCTGTCATAAGACACGGGGATAGAACTCCAAAACAAAAAATGAAGGTGGAAGTTCGTCATCCAAA ATTCTTTgagatatttgcaaaatatgaCGGGTACAAGCATGGTCACATCAAATTGAAACGACCTAAACAGTTGCAAGAGATATTAGACACTGCCAGGAGTCTACTGGCCGAAATACAGCACAGGGCCGCAGGACCAGAATTGGAAGAAAAGCAAGGAAAACTGGAACAATTGAAAAGCGTGTTGGAAAT GTATGGTCACTTCTCAGGAATTAACCGTAAAGTACAAATGAAGTATCAACCAAGGGGACGACCGAGAGGAAGTTCCTCGGATGATGGTACAAAAA ATCGGCTAGGGGAACCGTCGCTTGTACTTATTTTGAAATGGGGCGGTGAATTAACACCCGCTGGTCGGATTCAAGCGGAGGAATTAGGAAGAATATTTCGCTGCATGTATCCCGGTGGTCAAGGTAGACACCTTAGTG aggAAGACTCAGAGATGTTACCAAACCACG GTGATTATGCTGGTGCTCAAGGTTTGGGTCTGCTACGACTTCATTCAACGTTCCGTCACGATCTGAAGATCTATGCAAGCGACGAGGGAAGGGTTCAGATGACTGCAGCAGCCTTCGCGAAAGGTTTACTCGCTCTGGAGGGCGAATTGACACCCATTTTGGTCCAAATGGTCAAAAGCGCAAATACTAATGGTCTCCTGGATAATGATTGCGACAGTAGTAAATACCAGAACAT GGTGAAGACGAAACTTCACGAACTGTTGCAACAGGACAGAGACTTTACTCGTGAGGACAGGGAGCAAATAAATCCTGGAAACGCGTTGAGTATCAATGCAGCCTTGGATTTCGTTAAGAATCCTGTTCGATGCTGTCAACATGTACATATTTTGATTCAGAAGCTGATGGACATTGTAAGAATTAAGAAAGATGATTTGAAAACGAAAg ATGCGATTCTTTATCACGGTGAGACCTGGGAGTTAATGGGTCGTCGATGGGGAAAGATCGAAAAGGATTTTTGTACCAAGAACAAGAGATTCGATATATCAAAAATACCTGATATTTACGATTGCATCAAGTATGATTTGCAACATAATAACCATACGTTGCAATTCGAGCACGCAGAAGAACTGTATATCTACTCGAAATATCTGGCGGACATTGTTATACCACAG GAGTATGGATTAACTGTGCAAGAAAAGCTAACTATAGGTCAAGGTATTTGTACGCCGCTTTTAAAGAAGATCAGAGCCGATTTACAAAGAAACATTGAAGAGTCTGGAGAAGAAACGGTGAATCGACTTAATCCAAG ataTTCTCATGGTGTTTCGAGTCCAGGCCGACACGTGCGCACCAGATTATATTTCACAAGCGAGAGTCATGTGCACTCTTTACTAACAGTATTACGTTACGGCGGTTTGCTCGAT GTGGTAACAGACGAACAATGGAGTCGAGCCATGGAATATGTTAGCATGGTATCTGAATTGAATTACATGTCGCAAATCGTAGTCATGTTATACGAAGATCCAACCAAGGATCCCAGCAGCGAAGAACGTTTCCATGTTGAGTTGCATTTTAGTCCTGGCGTAAATTGTTGCGTACAGAAAAATTTACCGCCAGGGCCAGGGTTCAGGCCTCATTCAAGAAACGAGAGTAGTCACAATATA GGCGAAAGTGGGGGCGGATCTACGCAAGATACCATTTCCCAATGCAGTGCACggatagaagaagaagatgttGAATTGACAATTTCAGATGACGATTTCATGAATCCACCAGTTCAACCT aatACTCCCCCACTAATGATGGAAACCGACACTGCTGATTCGATTATGGATAGTCCAACAACCAGCAGAGCTGTCGACATGATGGACCTGGATCCTAACATGATGGACGAACCATTTGACAGTGGTTTTTTGCAGAGCTCCGCGCCTATTCCAATAAG tGCTAGAACTGTGGCAGGTCACGAAGCAGCTAGACTTGGTAGCCAGTTGGCTGCCAGTCAACGTCAACGACGTGACACAGAGAGGGGTGGGATCGTGGAGCCACGTGCACGTAGTTACGATCATCAGAGACAAGATAAACCTGAAAAAG CTGCGGACAAGCTGCAGTATCAGAGCTTGGACGCGGTCAACAAGGAAG AGAACAAGCATGGGATAAAGTGCCGCGTAGAGATGTCTAGCCAGGCTTTGCTCTATGTACCGCCTATGGGAAAGTTCGCTTTGCCGCACTCCTACAGCTCACCGGAGTTACCTGTTCCTCCAATCGAAACCTCCACTTCGACACCTTTGGTGACTTTACACAATACCCCTCTAGTTTCACCGAACAGCAGAGCCCCGGATATCACGAATATCGTGGTCCCGGTCCCCACGATTCGTCTCCCGACATGTCTCGATAACAATCCCGAAGAGGCTGATTCTCGTCTACGTTTTCAAAGTAAGAAACACGGTCGTTCCCACATAGATACAATTCTCCCATGTATGGCTTGCGAGTTGACCAGTTCTATAAGGTCTGGCTCGTGTAACAGTTCGTTGACAAAGTCTTCTCGTTTGTTGTCCCATCGTGAAAGGATCACAGGGACAGCGAGAGCTCAGGTCCAGCTCGGCAAACGGTCTCGTTCGTTGTCTCCCTATTTACCCAGGTGTCTCTGCTACAATTGTAACGTGTCAGAGCTGATCTTGAGAAGTAAGGACCTGCCACCCATGGAACGTTCGAATTTTGATACATACTTTGCTCGTTCATTGTCTCACAAGTTCTTTAACTGCTCTTGCTATTCGAGCAACCTGTATCAGGGCGAATCAAATTGCTCCTCTTGTAGCATCTCCTCCAACGACAGCTATACGAAACTAGGCTGGTGCACCGAGCCGCAACAAGGACAATCCAATCCAACATCTTTTAATTGTTCCATGTTAGTGGCCGGTGAACTTTCCACGCGTAAACATCCCTTGTTCAAGAGAAGACAGAAGTGGAGGTTCGACAAGGAAGCTGTTAGGAGAACGTGCGGTGGTGGCTCTGCTTTTGAGAACGTTCGTCGATCAATTGGAACTATGTCGTGTcccaatttaaataactttctgCTCGATGATTCGGTTTGCTCGATGGAGAATTTCTCAGCCAATTGTTCCTTGGTACGCAAATGTTGGTCTTGTACAAATGTGACTCTCCAATGGGGCAGTAGCCTAGTAGATGTACCTGACCGTGTTAGTACGCTTTGCCATTCGTCCTCTGTGCACGGTAGCGATATTCATGGTGATCATGATACCCCTCCGCGCGATTCTAACCATCGTTCCAAGTGTCCACGTGTACCGTTTTCCCGACTCCAGCCTCAAAGATCCTTCTCGTCTCCAGACACACGACCTTCGATCATTCAACCTGACCCTACCTGCACAGCAAGGCGCCACCGTCACAGTATCTCCGGACAGATGAGTTATTTCAAGCTGTTGGGCTACAACATCAACAAGAAGCTAACAGGATCGGCCAACAGTCTCTTCAGCACCGCGGTTATCAGTGGATCCTCGAGTGCTCCAAATTTGAAGGACATGGTGCCACCCCATGCATCCGCTGTTGCCG CGATAGAAGGTTTCGGTGGTGTGCCACCTATAAGACCATTGGAGACGCTTCACAATGCGTTGTCTCTTCGTCAGTTGGACTCCTTTTTAGAAATGATGACCACAGCTCCTCTATTTCGCACGCCTGCCTCGTCACCGCCGAAATATCCATCACCCGGTGGATCCACTCACGAGTCCGTTAATCCCAGTCTCAGTGTCGGAGGAATCAATTGCGAGTACCACTCTTCCGACTTGGAAGCTGTCAG ATACATTACCGCAGCTCCTATACAATACAAGTCTTCGAATGATGGAGAACCATGCGACATAAGGAACCAACTGTCGCCAACCAGTCCAAACA GTACTGGTTGGAGTAGCGAACCACAGTCGTTCGTATCATCGGAACCGTCATCTCCAGCTCCAACTTCCACGGGAGAATGCAGCATGTCTATAAGTTTAATCAGCAACGAAGG AGCGCAATCGCTTAACACAGGCCCTAAATATCCAACGACTCCTTGTCTGGACGTAGATTTCAACGACTTTTGCATGAACATTGATCAAGAGCATAGGGAGAGTCGCGGCAGCGTATCGTACACAGACTATTATAGCAACGAGGATGGACAGATACGAAAGTGCGCTTTTGGAACCAGCTTTGGTAGCAATCTACAGAGAATGATACGAACCGATGATCTCCCTATCGACAATATGGACGATGACGAGGAGCGTACGATAACGTTGAAGCAAACCGAAGAGCAAAAGAAGCAGGACGTTAAGCGAATATTTGAGCAACAGGAAAAGTCACGGTCAAAACCTAGCACCAGCTGCAAAAAGATTGGAAG gTTTTTAGTTGAAAGCATGGACATAGTGGACGAAGATGTCAGGATCAAGGAGCCGGACGTTTTCGACAAAGCGAAGCCATCTACCTCTCAGAAAACTGAATTCTCGAATACCGATAGAGCTCAGAGAAGCAGGGACACCGGCGCAGAAAAGACTTCTTCGTCGAACAGTTACAAGAGAAAGAATTTCTCTCGGTCGCAGAGCGTTTCGACTCCAGAAGTTATCGTTCCAAGTACCGAGGCGAATCGGAGTTACAAATGCATGTCGAAACTGAGCTCGTTGTCGAACATGGCGGATAAGAATTTGGAAGAATGGAAACAGATTTTGCTCGACGCGAAGCCCCCTTCCGGACCCTTGACGAGCGAAGAAGAGTCTATACTAACCGTGACAAGCAGCTTAACGAATAGCTCCAGCGTGACTATAGGTTTCAATGTCCATGAAGAAAACAGAGAATAA